In a single window of the Macadamia integrifolia cultivar HAES 741 unplaced genomic scaffold, SCU_Mint_v3 scaffold1270, whole genome shotgun sequence genome:
- the LOC122063249 gene encoding uncharacterized protein LOC122063249 has product MTSHQPAEIDSGIGDSVTLSPRSEYPLPPLSQRQHDELQPRVRFMCSFGGRILPRPHDNQLRYVGGDTRIVTVNSTTKFSPLFAKLSKLSGTIDITIKYQLPNEDLDALATVSTDEDVENMMEEYDRVTHGPSSKTARLRLFLFPINVSSSSSLSSIIDIQSKRVREQWFFDVLNGGVGVGVVSTTHSLDRGRSEVSSIVSEVPDYLFGFDNSDESCEPKSKGTPALTENVSVSDPGSPPSVTSIPDLPPVKTKIEDSKESRIDAIKETGEQPISWQYFPASHFPGTAIRQIPVYYFPHPVPPGKVPAAVVPVSATYVQRFPVGFPHAVQGVGQVYGGEAYEYPPAATGVIPEVLNQQAYYAARNQGVIPSYTAAAVVPASPDLQATTTETKTGRVWQPQ; this is encoded by the coding sequence ATGACGTCACACCAACCGGCCGAGATCGATTCCGGGATCGGAGACTCCGTGACCTTGTCACCTCGATCGGAATACCCGCTGCCGCCACTTTCCCAGAGACAACACGATGAACTGCAACCACGTGTCCGCTTCATGTGCAGTTTCGGCGGTCGGATCCTGCCACGTCCTCATGACAACCAGCTCCGATACGTCGGAGGGGACACACGTATCGTCACCGTAAACAGTACCACCAAGTTCTCACCTCTCTTCGCCAAGCTGTCGAAACTCTCCGGCACCATCGACATCACCATCAAATACCAGCTCCCTAACGAAGACCTTGACGCCCTGGCCACCGTCTCCACAGACGAAGACGTCGAGAATATGATGGAAGAATATGACCGTGTCACCCACGGCCCCAGCTCTAAAACTGCTCGCCTTcgcctcttcctcttccccatCAACGTCTCCAGCTCCAGCAGCCTTAGCTCCATCATCGACATTCAATCTAAGCGCGTCCGCGAGCAATGGTTCTTCGACGTATTAAATGGCGGTGTCGGCGTTGGCGTTGTATCCACTACCCACTCTTTGGATCGTGGCCGCTCCGAAGTCTCTTCCATCGTCTCCGAAGTCCCTGATTACCTCTTTGGCTTCGATAACTCGGACGAGTCGTGCGAGCCCAAATCGAAAGGGACGCCCGCTTTGACAGAAAATGTATCAGTTTCCGACCCTGGTTCGCCGCCCTCCGTTACATCAATACCTGATCTGCCACCCGTCAAGACCAAAATAGAGGACTCAAAGGAAAGCCGGATCGATGCTATCAAGGAGACAGGGGAACAACCGATTTCTTGGCAGTACTTTCCGGCAAGTCACTTCCCTGGTACGGCAATCCGACAGATACCTGTCTACTACTTCCCCCATCCGGTTCCGCCGGGAAAAGTCCCAGCTGCAGTAGTGCCGGTGTCGGCAACTTACGTTCAGAGATTCCCAGTAGGATTCCCACATGCGGTTCAAGGTGTGGGTCAGGTGTATGGTGGGGAAGCTTATGAGTATCCACCAGCAGCAACTGGAGTGATACCCGAAGTGTTGAACCAGCAGGCGTACTACGCAGCGAGAAATCAAGGAGTGATTCCTTCTTACACAGCTGCTGCGGTGGTTCCAGCTTCGCCCGACTTGCAGGCAACTACTACTGAGACGAAGACTGGCCGCGTTTGGCAGCCGCAATGA